A stretch of the Rhizobium leguminosarum genome encodes the following:
- a CDS encoding aldo/keto reductase codes for MKRRHWNRRDDGGLTFTELGFGTAPVGNLYRAITDEEAAAVLDAAWQYGIRYFDTAPLYGLGVAERRVGRFLARKRREDFVLSTKVGRIMKVCRPEERTGIGKFFDTPSRREVFDYSYDGVMRAFEASFERTGLERCFDILFVHDLDVFTHGTREACDHHFAQFMSGGYQAMASLRDQGVVKAIGGGINEWEMCQTLAERGDFDLFLLAGRYTLLEQEALKSFLPMCEARKIGIVLGGPYNSGILATGPIAGAQYNYSDAPSEVLDKVRRIEQVCLKHNVALSDAALNFPFYHPAVVSVIPGGQTIDQVASNDRARNTPIPRELWEDLKSLGLIRVDAPVCEESSHGKC; via the coding sequence ATGAAGAGGCGACATTGGAATCGCAGGGATGACGGCGGGCTCACCTTCACGGAACTCGGATTTGGCACAGCCCCGGTGGGCAATCTCTATCGCGCAATAACCGACGAAGAGGCGGCAGCGGTATTGGATGCAGCCTGGCAATACGGCATCCGATACTTCGACACTGCCCCCCTCTACGGACTTGGCGTCGCGGAACGGCGGGTTGGCCGCTTCCTTGCAAGGAAACGGCGCGAGGACTTCGTTCTGTCCACAAAAGTAGGCCGGATCATGAAGGTGTGCCGACCCGAAGAGCGGACCGGCATTGGCAAATTCTTCGATACTCCCAGTCGCCGAGAAGTTTTCGACTACAGCTACGATGGGGTGATGCGAGCTTTCGAAGCATCGTTCGAGCGCACGGGGCTCGAACGATGCTTCGATATTCTGTTTGTACATGATCTTGATGTCTTCACTCATGGAACACGGGAAGCGTGCGACCATCACTTCGCGCAATTCATGAGCGGGGGGTACCAGGCGATGGCTTCGCTCCGCGACCAAGGAGTCGTGAAGGCCATCGGCGGCGGGATAAACGAGTGGGAGATGTGTCAGACGCTTGCCGAACGTGGGGACTTCGATCTGTTTTTGCTTGCGGGGCGCTATACCCTGCTTGAGCAGGAGGCGTTGAAGTCGTTCCTGCCTATGTGCGAAGCCCGAAAGATCGGCATCGTGCTCGGTGGCCCATATAATTCGGGCATACTGGCGACGGGCCCGATTGCTGGCGCGCAATACAATTACTCTGACGCGCCTTCGGAGGTCCTCGATAAAGTCCGCCGGATCGAGCAAGTCTGCCTAAAGCACAATGTCGCTCTGTCAGACGCCGCTCTCAACTTTCCGTTCTACCATCCCGCTGTCGTTTCCGTCATCCCGGGCGGCCAGACGATCGATCAGGTGGCATCTAACGATCGAGCGCGAAACACACCTATCCCTCGCGAATTATGGGAGGACCTGAAGTCGCTTGGCTTGATTCGCGTTGATGCGCCCGTGTGCGAAGAATCGAGCCACGGGAAGTGCTAG
- a CDS encoding sugar phosphate isomerase/epimerase family protein yields MKIGMCMFLWTTSVGRKHEALLRDIKETGFDGVEIPVFSGTPDDYRRLGALLDRIGLERTAVSAIGDPEMNLIAPGAATRRRGIDYVKWAIDCSDALGAAMLSGPLHSTLGKFSGSGPSAAELQRSVSSQLAIGDHAAKHGVTIGLEALNRFECYLFNTMDDLAAHIDAIGHPNIRAMYDTFHSNIEEADPIGAFTRNSDRIVHVHISENDRGVPGRGNIPWSETFRALRASGYDGWLTIEAFGRALKELAAATKVWRDFSETPESVYREGYRHIRDGWRAAA; encoded by the coding sequence ATGAAGATCGGCATGTGCATGTTCCTCTGGACGACAAGTGTCGGCCGCAAACACGAGGCACTGTTACGCGATATCAAGGAGACAGGGTTTGATGGCGTCGAAATTCCCGTCTTTTCGGGCACACCCGACGACTACCGGCGGCTGGGGGCCTTGCTAGACCGGATCGGCTTGGAACGGACCGCCGTTTCTGCCATTGGCGACCCCGAGATGAACCTAATCGCCCCCGGCGCCGCAACCCGCAGACGCGGCATCGACTACGTGAAATGGGCAATCGACTGCAGCGATGCGCTCGGCGCGGCGATGCTTAGCGGGCCGCTACATTCGACGCTCGGAAAATTTTCGGGCAGCGGGCCGAGCGCGGCGGAACTCCAGCGCTCAGTTTCCTCGCAACTGGCGATCGGCGATCATGCAGCAAAGCACGGCGTCACAATCGGGCTTGAGGCGCTCAACCGCTTCGAATGTTACCTGTTCAACACGATGGACGACCTTGCGGCCCATATCGACGCGATCGGACATCCGAATATCCGCGCCATGTACGACACGTTCCACAGCAATATCGAAGAAGCCGATCCCATCGGCGCCTTCACCCGAAACAGTGACCGTATAGTCCATGTGCACATTTCGGAGAACGACCGCGGCGTACCGGGGCGTGGCAACATTCCCTGGTCGGAGACGTTCAGGGCACTGCGCGCGAGCGGCTACGACGGATGGCTGACAATCGAGGCCTTCGGTCGGGCACTCAAGGAGCTTGCCGCCGCTACAAAGGTCTGGCGCGACTTCTCCGAGACACCGGAATCGGTCTATCGCGAAGGCTACCGCCATATCCGCGACGGATGGCGCGCGGCGGCATGA
- a CDS encoding sugar phosphate isomerase/epimerase family protein: protein MHLSTHNWMRAEPLAVTLKRIKKYGYESIEISGEPTQYDVKETRALLKEHGIRCWGAVTLTLGQRNLAARDEGQRARSVDYVKSVITMVSELEGEILTLVPATVGKVVPDGTEEEEWTWVVDATRECFAHAQKRGVRIAVEPLNRFETYFFNRAAQALALADAVSPECGVCLDAFHLNIEEEDMYEAIRLAGKRLFDFHVADNNRFAAGLGHLDWPKIVGTLKEIGYDGAVTNEFVAPVDRTPATKYPDMVERNPVDIPPEQLKFIQDHGSSLLTEKFYDDQMRITAETILPLIK, encoded by the coding sequence ATGCATCTCTCGACACACAACTGGATGCGCGCCGAACCGCTCGCCGTCACGCTGAAGCGCATCAAGAAATACGGCTACGAGAGCATCGAGATATCCGGCGAGCCGACACAGTACGACGTGAAGGAGACGCGTGCGCTGCTGAAGGAGCACGGCATCCGCTGCTGGGGCGCCGTTACGCTAACGCTCGGCCAGCGAAATCTTGCCGCCAGGGATGAAGGCCAGCGCGCCAGATCAGTGGACTATGTCAAGAGCGTCATCACTATGGTCAGCGAACTCGAGGGCGAGATCCTCACGCTCGTACCGGCGACGGTCGGCAAGGTGGTGCCGGATGGGACCGAGGAGGAAGAGTGGACATGGGTGGTGGACGCCACCAGGGAGTGTTTTGCCCACGCTCAGAAGAGGGGCGTGCGCATTGCCGTCGAGCCACTCAACCGTTTCGAAACCTATTTCTTCAACCGTGCCGCCCAAGCGCTGGCGCTCGCCGATGCCGTCAGCCCCGAATGCGGGGTCTGCCTGGATGCCTTCCACCTGAACATCGAGGAGGAAGACATGTATGAGGCGATCCGGCTCGCCGGAAAGCGCCTGTTCGATTTCCACGTCGCCGATAACAATCGTTTCGCCGCCGGCCTCGGCCACCTCGACTGGCCGAAGATCGTCGGCACGCTGAAGGAGATCGGTTACGACGGTGCAGTCACCAACGAATTCGTCGCTCCGGTTGACCGGACGCCGGCCACCAAATATCCGGACATGGTCGAGCGCAACCCCGTCGACATCCCCCCAGAGCAGCTGAAATTTATCCAGGACCACGGCTCGAGCCTTCTTACTGAGAAATTCTACGACGATCAGATGCGGATCACCGCCGAAACGATCCTGCCGCTGATCAAGTAA
- a CDS encoding mandelate racemase/muconate lactonizing enzyme family protein, translated as MRIKTVEAWWVKIPIEASRQHRSDFGRLTTFDTAILRIETNDGIVGWGEGKNAAGSAGTYGTLVHMINHEVGPKLIGRDPADISTIWEMLYNGVRHETAASSGHAMPEIARRGLSVAAISAVDIALWDILGKSLGVPVWKLLGGRKADRLPAYASGGWESAERIGEQLRSYIAAGGFKSVKMRVGAMDRAPHVSASRVRAARKAVGPHIDLMVDAHGTYTVAEAKRFIQMVADCDLAWFEEPVIADDKPGMAEVRAAGNVPIAAGESEATRFAFRDLAMLRAADIFQPDPAFCGGITEAMRISSLASAFNLRFAPHLWAGAPCFFSGLHLCAASPASFVVEYSLGANPMIHDLVEDAVSVKDGMIEIPDRPGLGFTINQRVLETHAQRQ; from the coding sequence ATGCGTATCAAGACCGTGGAGGCCTGGTGGGTTAAGATTCCCATCGAGGCGAGCCGTCAGCACCGCAGCGACTTCGGCCGACTGACGACCTTCGATACTGCGATCCTGCGTATCGAAACGAACGACGGCATCGTGGGCTGGGGAGAGGGCAAGAATGCCGCGGGCAGTGCGGGCACCTATGGCACGCTGGTACACATGATCAATCACGAGGTGGGGCCCAAGCTCATCGGCCGCGATCCTGCCGACATCTCCACCATATGGGAGATGCTCTACAACGGCGTACGCCACGAGACGGCGGCGAGTTCGGGTCACGCCATGCCCGAGATCGCCCGGCGCGGCCTTTCCGTCGCAGCGATCAGTGCGGTCGATATCGCACTCTGGGACATTCTTGGCAAGTCGCTCGGCGTCCCGGTCTGGAAGCTGCTGGGTGGCCGCAAGGCGGACAGGTTGCCCGCCTATGCCTCGGGTGGTTGGGAGAGCGCGGAGAGGATCGGCGAGCAACTCCGGTCCTATATCGCGGCCGGCGGTTTCAAGTCAGTCAAGATGCGCGTCGGCGCGATGGATCGTGCGCCGCATGTCTCGGCATCGCGGGTGCGGGCGGCTCGCAAAGCGGTGGGCCCCCACATCGACCTGATGGTCGATGCGCACGGCACCTATACTGTTGCCGAAGCGAAGCGCTTCATCCAGATGGTGGCCGATTGCGACCTCGCCTGGTTTGAGGAGCCCGTGATAGCCGATGACAAGCCTGGCATGGCGGAGGTGCGCGCGGCTGGGAACGTGCCGATCGCTGCCGGCGAGAGCGAGGCGACGCGTTTTGCCTTCCGAGATCTTGCCATGCTTCGGGCCGCCGACATATTCCAGCCCGACCCGGCCTTCTGCGGCGGCATTACGGAGGCGATGCGCATCAGTTCGCTGGCCAGCGCCTTCAACCTCCGGTTCGCACCGCATCTTTGGGCCGGTGCGCCCTGCTTCTTCTCCGGCCTGCACTTGTGCGCGGCTTCCCCGGCAAGCTTCGTCGTCGAATACTCGCTCGGCGCAAATCCGATGATCCATGATCTTGTCGAGGATGCTGTGTCGGTGAAGGACGGTATGATAGAGATACCCGACAGACCTGGCCTGGGCTTCACAATCAATCAGCGGGTCCTGGAGACTCACGCGCAAAGACAGTGA
- a CDS encoding FadR/GntR family transcriptional regulator, which produces MKENSLLSDLAAHLFSNSSGNGRTPSERELAEHFSVSRGQIREALAILEAMRIVERRAKSGIYLTTTEASVEAMALFARAGLPLDPILIYETVELRKIHEIKAAELACNRATEENYQRLRDILAASEAKLAAGEGLAREDRDFHLEVVRATKNSVFYRVCSVYYVMGEHRLPIYFADAARSRRSHEEHIRIYEALLARDGNLAQALMSAHLQGAESYWKGLIGGPATATG; this is translated from the coding sequence ATGAAAGAAAACTCCCTCCTCTCCGATCTCGCGGCACATCTTTTCTCGAACTCGAGCGGCAATGGCCGCACGCCATCGGAGCGCGAGCTTGCGGAGCATTTCAGCGTCAGCCGCGGCCAGATTCGCGAGGCACTGGCCATCCTGGAGGCAATGCGCATCGTCGAGCGCCGAGCCAAGTCGGGCATCTACCTGACGACTACGGAGGCGAGCGTGGAGGCGATGGCACTTTTTGCCCGCGCCGGCCTGCCGCTTGATCCTATCCTGATCTACGAGACGGTGGAGCTTCGCAAGATCCATGAGATCAAGGCCGCGGAACTCGCCTGCAATCGGGCGACGGAGGAGAATTACCAGCGCTTGCGCGATATCCTCGCCGCGTCCGAAGCGAAGCTTGCCGCGGGCGAGGGGCTGGCGCGCGAGGATCGGGATTTCCATTTGGAGGTCGTCCGAGCCACCAAGAATAGCGTCTTCTATCGGGTGTGCAGCGTCTATTACGTCATGGGCGAGCACCGTCTGCCGATCTATTTTGCCGATGCCGCCCGCAGCCGGCGCTCCCATGAGGAGCATATCCGCATCTACGAGGCGCTGCTTGCCCGAGACGGTAATCTCGCCCAGGCGCTGATGAGCGCGCATCTTCAAGGTGCGGAAAGCTACTGGAAGGGTCTCATCGGCGGTCCAGCGACCGCAACCGGATAG
- a CDS encoding 2-hydroxyacid dehydrogenase has product MSFIFSTHPLHPAAKAMLEAASDLHVASAPDPETLLREGRGAGIVVVRAPIPPAFFEDAPALRAAIRHGAGLDMVPMEAATRAGVLVANVPAVNVSTVAEHVFLVTLALLRRFRQMDRELRQSGWAAGRAQSDAAVDLAGRTMGIVGMGNVGKAIFKIAKFGFGLQVVATSRSPASVPEGARFLAIDELVAEADIVVLCCPLTPETTGLLNDGRIGRMKPEAILVNVSRGPVIDDAALIQALRDGRIGGAALDVFATQPLPLDHPYFGFANVIVTPHLAGLTEESMMRMGTGAASEALRVIKGDLPVNLRNPEVIEHYRRRFPA; this is encoded by the coding sequence ATGAGCTTCATCTTTTCCACACATCCTCTGCACCCCGCGGCCAAGGCCATGCTTGAGGCTGCGAGTGATCTACACGTGGCTTCCGCGCCCGATCCGGAAACCTTGCTGCGAGAAGGTCGCGGCGCGGGCATTGTCGTCGTTCGCGCACCGATCCCGCCGGCCTTCTTCGAGGATGCGCCGGCGCTTCGCGCGGCGATCCGCCATGGCGCCGGCCTCGACATGGTGCCGATGGAGGCGGCGACCCGCGCTGGCGTGCTTGTCGCCAACGTACCTGCTGTCAATGTGTCGACTGTCGCCGAACACGTATTCCTCGTGACACTGGCCCTGCTTAGGCGCTTCCGCCAGATGGACCGGGAACTGCGTCAGAGCGGCTGGGCGGCGGGCCGCGCCCAGTCGGATGCGGCCGTCGACCTCGCCGGTCGCACTATGGGCATCGTTGGTATGGGCAATGTCGGCAAGGCGATCTTCAAGATCGCGAAGTTCGGTTTCGGCCTGCAGGTGGTCGCAACAAGCCGGTCGCCGGCAAGCGTGCCGGAGGGCGCGCGTTTCCTGGCGATCGATGAGCTGGTTGCGGAGGCCGACATCGTCGTGCTCTGCTGCCCGCTGACGCCGGAGACGACTGGCTTGCTCAATGACGGGCGCATCGGTCGCATGAAGCCCGAGGCCATTCTGGTCAACGTCTCGCGCGGCCCCGTGATCGATGACGCGGCGCTGATCCAGGCGCTGCGCGACGGCCGCATCGGCGGAGCCGCGCTCGACGTCTTCGCAACGCAGCCGCTGCCGCTCGACCATCCCTATTTCGGCTTTGCCAACGTCATCGTCACTCCGCATCTGGCTGGTCTGACGGAAGAGAGCATGATGCGCATGGGAACAGGCGCGGCCAGCGAAGCGCTGCGCGTCATCAAGGGCGACTTGCCCGTTAATTTGCGCAATCCCGAAGTGATAGAACACTACCGCCGGCGCTTTCCGGCATAG
- a CDS encoding ABC transporter ATP-binding protein, with the protein MAHIELKGITKTFGNHTALKNLNIDIADGEFFVLLGQTGAGKTTTLRLIAGLEKPTAGQIFIDGHDVADWGAADRDVALVLQQYSLYPRYTVRENLEFPLKSRIRRIDPPEIKERVARVAKTLRIEHLLDRKTDRLSGGEMQRVSIGRAIVRKPRVFLMDEPLSALDAKLREALRTELKNLQMNLGATFLFVTHDQIEAMSMGDKIGVLNNGHLVQIGTPQEIYRNPVNTFVARAVGSPPMNLIAGTLAGGEAVASEGYRLPLGNGHTIATDGRPLTFGIRPEDIFLDSGAPGEARVHDVENHGVEKIVTLRTGEKFIHATVPTQTVLRIEDAVRFSWNPEKVVLFDAGSGVSLRHAS; encoded by the coding sequence ATGGCGCATATCGAACTCAAGGGCATCACCAAGACTTTCGGCAACCACACGGCACTTAAAAACCTGAACATCGACATCGCGGACGGCGAGTTCTTCGTGCTCCTCGGGCAGACCGGCGCCGGCAAGACGACGACGCTGCGCCTGATCGCCGGTCTCGAGAAGCCGACGGCAGGCCAGATCTTCATCGACGGCCACGACGTCGCCGACTGGGGCGCCGCCGACCGAGACGTGGCCCTGGTGCTCCAGCAATACTCGCTTTACCCACGTTATACGGTTCGGGAGAACCTGGAATTTCCATTGAAATCCCGTATCCGCCGCATTGACCCCCCGGAGATCAAAGAGCGCGTGGCACGGGTCGCGAAGACCCTGCGCATCGAGCATCTGCTCGACCGCAAGACCGACCGCTTGTCGGGAGGCGAGATGCAGCGCGTATCGATCGGCCGCGCCATCGTGCGCAAGCCGCGGGTCTTCCTGATGGACGAACCGCTTTCGGCGCTCGACGCGAAGCTTCGCGAAGCACTCCGCACCGAGTTGAAGAACCTGCAGATGAACCTCGGCGCGACCTTCCTCTTCGTGACCCACGACCAGATAGAGGCCATGTCGATGGGCGACAAGATCGGCGTGCTGAACAACGGTCACCTGGTGCAGATAGGGACACCGCAGGAAATCTACCGGAACCCGGTCAACACTTTCGTCGCGCGCGCCGTCGGTTCACCGCCGATGAACCTGATCGCCGGTACGCTTGCCGGCGGCGAGGCAGTGGCCAGCGAGGGCTACCGGCTGCCGCTCGGCAACGGCCACACGATCGCGACAGACGGTCGCCCGCTCACCTTCGGCATCCGCCCAGAGGACATCTTCCTCGACAGCGGCGCGCCGGGGGAAGCGCGCGTACACGACGTGGAGAACCATGGCGTCGAAAAGATCGTGACGCTACGCACCGGCGAGAAGTTCATCCACGCGACCGTGCCGACGCAGACGGTGCTTCGGATCGAGGATGCGGTTCGCTTTTCGTGGAATCCGGAAAAGGTCGTGCTGTTTGACGCCGGAAGCGGGGTAAGCCTGCGGCACGCGAGCTGA
- a CDS encoding ABC transporter ATP-binding protein gives MTQIELRAIQKYFGAVQVIKDLNLAIADNEFIVLLGQSGCGKTTTLRAVAGLETIDEGDILIDGQPVQHIKASGRDIAMVFQSFSLYPHMTVYENIAFPLRATRMSRADVDKSVREIAAVLRITGLLARKPSALSGGDMQRVAIGRALVRRPKAMLMDEPIGALDAKLREEMRAEIKRLHIKQGSTTIYVTHDQVEAMSLADRIVIMHEGILQQVGTPEEVYAQPDNMFVAQFVGSPVMNMSLVAVNETGGHTSVQVGDGTAGFEFPAVLANRLSDARAERGQLTLGVRPEGVVVSREAREGFVPVEAHIIEPLGSHDIVDLKVGHQMIRARTKSGFVPGPGEAVWARIDPAQAHFFNTATGSSLGIRL, from the coding sequence ATGACGCAGATCGAACTTCGCGCTATCCAGAAATATTTTGGTGCCGTCCAGGTCATCAAAGACCTTAATCTCGCCATCGCCGACAACGAGTTCATCGTGCTGCTCGGACAATCGGGTTGCGGCAAGACGACGACGTTGCGCGCCGTCGCCGGCCTGGAGACGATCGACGAAGGCGACATCCTGATCGACGGGCAGCCGGTGCAGCATATCAAGGCATCCGGCCGTGACATCGCCATGGTGTTCCAGTCCTTCTCGCTCTATCCTCACATGACGGTCTACGAAAACATCGCCTTCCCGCTCCGCGCCACCCGGATGAGCCGCGCCGATGTCGATAAGTCGGTCCGGGAAATCGCCGCTGTGCTGCGCATCACCGGTCTGCTGGCACGCAAGCCTTCGGCGCTGTCAGGGGGGGACATGCAACGTGTTGCAATCGGCCGCGCGCTGGTGCGACGCCCAAAGGCCATGCTGATGGATGAGCCGATCGGTGCGCTGGACGCGAAGCTGCGAGAGGAGATGCGGGCGGAAATCAAGCGCCTGCATATCAAGCAGGGTTCAACCACCATCTACGTGACGCATGACCAGGTGGAGGCCATGTCGCTCGCCGACCGCATCGTCATCATGCACGAGGGCATCCTCCAGCAGGTCGGCACGCCGGAAGAGGTTTACGCGCAACCCGACAACATGTTCGTGGCGCAGTTTGTCGGAAGCCCAGTCATGAACATGTCGCTGGTGGCCGTCAACGAAACGGGCGGTCACACGAGCGTGCAGGTCGGCGACGGGACAGCGGGCTTCGAGTTCCCCGCCGTCCTGGCCAACCGCCTCTCTGACGCGAGGGCCGAGAGGGGCCAGCTGACACTCGGGGTTCGGCCTGAGGGCGTGGTCGTTTCACGGGAAGCGCGTGAGGGCTTCGTGCCGGTCGAGGCGCATATTATCGAGCCGCTCGGCTCGCATGACATCGTGGACCTGAAGGTCGGCCACCAGATGATCAGGGCACGCACCAAAAGCGGTTTCGTGCCCGGCCCGGGCGAAGCCGTCTGGGCACGCATCGACCCCGCCCAGGCGCATTTCTTCAACACGGCAACCGGTTCATCGCTTGGGATCAGACTCTGA
- a CDS encoding carbohydrate ABC transporter permease: protein MAAVQTRSERALNRVAIAAVLVITLIFLAPIYWITSTAFKPRNLATTIPPTVLFQPELSPFVKLFTKRSQLRGVPTPEEYAAAPWWERMVFDGGEKIVRSGRGEVQPSGYPNRFMNSLIVAITSTVLAVGMGTFTAYGFSRFKVKGEADLLFFILSTRMLPPVVVAIPMFLMYRVVGLNDTHWGLIILYTAFNLSFSVWLMKGFIDEIPKEYEEAALVDGYTRMEAFFKIVIPEAATGIAATAVFCFITAWNEYAFALIMTNRRAQTAPPFIPSQVGSGLPDWTVIAAGTFLFLLPVAIFTFLLRNHLLRGMSFGAIRK, encoded by the coding sequence ATGGCTGCCGTCCAAACCCGCTCCGAACGCGCGCTGAACCGGGTAGCGATCGCCGCCGTACTGGTCATTACGCTGATCTTCCTGGCGCCGATCTACTGGATCACCTCGACGGCCTTCAAGCCGCGCAACCTCGCCACCACCATCCCGCCGACGGTGCTCTTCCAGCCGGAACTCTCGCCCTTCGTGAAGCTCTTCACCAAGCGCTCGCAGCTGCGCGGGGTGCCGACCCCTGAAGAATATGCCGCCGCCCCCTGGTGGGAGCGAATGGTGTTCGACGGCGGTGAGAAGATCGTCCGCTCCGGCCGCGGCGAGGTGCAGCCATCCGGCTATCCGAACCGCTTCATGAACTCTCTGATCGTCGCCATCACCTCCACGGTGCTGGCAGTCGGCATGGGAACCTTCACAGCCTACGGTTTCTCGCGCTTCAAAGTGAAGGGGGAGGCTGACCTCCTCTTCTTCATCCTGTCGACGCGCATGCTGCCGCCCGTCGTCGTGGCGATCCCGATGTTCCTCATGTACCGCGTCGTTGGCCTCAATGACACGCATTGGGGCCTCATCATCCTCTACACTGCCTTTAACCTCTCCTTCTCCGTTTGGCTGATGAAGGGTTTCATCGACGAGATCCCCAAGGAATACGAGGAGGCCGCCCTCGTCGACGGCTACACGCGGATGGAGGCCTTTTTCAAGATCGTCATCCCGGAAGCGGCGACCGGCATTGCCGCGACCGCCGTCTTCTGCTTCATCACGGCCTGGAACGAATATGCATTTGCGCTGATCATGACGAACCGGCGCGCGCAAACCGCTCCACCCTTCATTCCGAGCCAGGTCGGCTCCGGCCTGCCGGATTGGACGGTCATTGCGGCCGGTACGTTCCTGTTTCTGCTACCGGTCGCCATCTTCACCTTCCTGCTCAGGAACCATCTCCTGCGCGGCATGAGCTTCGGAGCAATCCGCAAATGA
- a CDS encoding carbohydrate ABC transporter permease: MATAVMTSLDTKSRAASHGMSDIRIRNLFIVPTILFLIVFNIFPLIYSLGYSFTDFRASSNAPANFVGLQNYRELLNDPFIWSNFAITAKYVIVSVSGQVIVGFGTAMLLNRDIPLKGLLTTLLLLPMMLSMAVVGLFWKLLYDPSFGIINYTLGLGSFEWLSNPDMALYAVAITDIWMWSPFVMLLSLAGLSAVPKHLYEAAAIDRAGPFYTFFRITLPLVAPILMIAIIFRTMEAFKTFDLAYILTSQPTTEVISIRLYKMAFQEWQTGRSCALAYIVLIMVLAITNIYVKYLNKVKER, encoded by the coding sequence TTGGCCACCGCAGTCATGACATCGCTGGACACGAAATCGCGTGCCGCATCCCACGGCATGAGCGACATCCGCATTCGCAATCTGTTCATTGTTCCGACGATCCTGTTCTTGATCGTCTTCAACATCTTTCCGCTGATCTACTCGCTCGGCTATTCCTTCACCGACTTTCGCGCTTCGTCCAACGCGCCGGCCAACTTCGTCGGCTTGCAGAACTACCGCGAGCTGCTGAACGATCCGTTCATTTGGTCGAATTTCGCCATCACCGCGAAATATGTGATCGTCTCTGTTTCGGGGCAGGTGATCGTCGGCTTCGGTACCGCGATGCTGCTCAACCGCGATATTCCGCTGAAGGGTCTTCTGACGACGCTGCTGCTGCTGCCGATGATGCTTTCGATGGCAGTCGTCGGCCTCTTCTGGAAGCTGCTCTACGATCCCTCCTTTGGTATCATCAACTACACACTCGGCCTCGGCTCCTTCGAGTGGCTGTCGAACCCGGATATGGCGCTCTATGCGGTCGCGATCACGGACATCTGGATGTGGTCGCCCTTCGTGATGCTGCTGTCGCTTGCCGGCCTTTCGGCCGTGCCAAAGCATCTCTACGAAGCAGCGGCGATCGACCGGGCAGGACCGTTCTATACCTTCTTCCGCATCACTCTGCCGCTGGTAGCGCCGATCCTGATGATCGCAATCATCTTCCGTACGATGGAAGCCTTCAAGACCTTTGACCTCGCCTACATCCTGACCAGCCAACCGACAACCGAGGTGATCTCCATCCGGCTCTACAAGATGGCCTTCCAGGAATGGCAGACGGGGCGCTCCTGCGCGCTTGCCTACATCGTGCTCATCATGGTTCTCGCCATCACCAACATTTACGTCAAGTACCTCAACAAAGTGAAGGAGCGCTGA